One genomic window of Paenibacillus xylanilyticus includes the following:
- a CDS encoding serine hydrolase translates to MTTTKHRSLLDGLDEFVAEQLQTWKGVGAAVAVIHKNEVIWQKGYGYRDLESKLEVTPSTLFAIGSSTKAFTATTAALLVDQELLNWDKPVKTYMDDFKMFDPVATERLTIRDMLCHRSGLPRHEMAWYNSARTREQLVNALQYLEPNEDFRNKWQYQNLMYMTAGFLVGKLKETTWECVVQDHLFEPLGMTSSLFSVEEMQLQPDFAVPYMEKDGENVRIPYRNIDAIGPAGSMNSNLEDMITWLRLQLNQGQHDGQQLVSKEQMETLHSPQMPCDTPFHGPEMPVCTYGLGWFIEPYRGHSFIHHGGAIDGFSSQVAFLPEEEIGIVVLCNTNGSIVPYTVTFNIIDRLLGMEPVDWSKRMAKLMSGGESAESAVTDTPETLDPAATPVADADEKMDDAQDDTKIMPLERPLITYAGNYVHAGYGELSIQMKDDGLQAIFNEIEMPMEYTGNDTFSVLLVLFGLKITFTFQVDQENNTHSISIPFLMEPGAKPIEFMRKNEE, encoded by the coding sequence ATGACTACCACAAAACATCGATCATTACTGGACGGACTGGATGAATTTGTAGCTGAACAGCTGCAAACCTGGAAGGGTGTTGGCGCAGCGGTCGCTGTAATTCACAAGAATGAGGTCATTTGGCAAAAAGGCTATGGGTATCGCGACCTGGAATCCAAACTCGAAGTAACACCAAGCACTCTCTTTGCCATCGGGTCCAGTACAAAAGCTTTTACGGCAACAACTGCTGCCCTGTTAGTCGATCAAGAACTGCTGAACTGGGATAAGCCTGTTAAAACGTATATGGATGATTTTAAAATGTTCGACCCTGTGGCTACGGAACGTCTGACCATTCGTGATATGTTATGTCATCGCTCCGGACTGCCCCGGCATGAAATGGCATGGTACAACTCTGCACGGACCAGAGAGCAGCTCGTAAACGCTCTACAGTATCTTGAACCAAATGAGGATTTCAGAAATAAGTGGCAATATCAAAACCTGATGTACATGACTGCGGGCTTTCTCGTCGGGAAGTTGAAGGAAACAACCTGGGAGTGCGTCGTTCAGGATCACCTGTTTGAGCCGCTAGGGATGACATCCAGTTTGTTCTCTGTGGAGGAAATGCAGCTCCAGCCTGATTTTGCTGTTCCTTATATGGAGAAAGACGGCGAAAATGTGCGTATTCCGTATCGAAACATCGATGCAATTGGTCCGGCAGGCTCCATGAACAGCAATCTGGAAGACATGATAACCTGGTTGCGATTGCAATTGAATCAGGGGCAGCATGATGGACAGCAGCTCGTCTCCAAGGAACAAATGGAAACATTGCACAGCCCGCAGATGCCATGTGATACTCCGTTTCATGGTCCAGAGATGCCTGTCTGCACTTACGGACTGGGTTGGTTCATTGAACCTTATCGCGGACATTCGTTCATTCATCATGGGGGCGCTATTGATGGTTTTAGTTCGCAGGTCGCCTTTTTGCCGGAAGAAGAAATCGGGATTGTCGTACTGTGCAATACGAATGGAAGTATTGTCCCTTACACAGTCACCTTTAACATCATAGACCGATTGCTTGGAATGGAGCCTGTGGATTGGAGCAAAAGGATGGCCAAATTAATGAGTGGCGGGGAGTCAGCGGAATCTGCAGTTACGGATACGCCAGAAACGTTGGACCCCGCGGCAACACCAGTCGCTGATGCTGATGAAAAAATGGATGATGCACAAGATGATACAAAAATTATGCCCCTTGAGCGACCTCTAATTACCTACGCAGGTAATTATGTTCATGCCGGATACGGAGAATTGTCCATTCAAATGAAAGATGACGGCTTACAAGCGATATTCAACGAGATTGAAATGCCCATGGAATACACAGGCAATGATACCTTTTCCGTTCTGCTTGTTTTATTTGGACTCAAAATCACGTTTACTTTCCAGGTCGATCAGGAAAATAACACTCATTCCATTTCCATTCCTTTCTTGATGGAACCGGGGGCGAAACCTATTGAGTTTATGAGGAAAAACGAAGAATAG
- a CDS encoding outer membrane lipoprotein-sorting protein, with protein MRRISWMLAMVLVLSTLLAACGKKDAAAVVKDLNEVVGEMESYQGAGVMTLHTGDTPQQYKVEVWHQKPSYYRIALTNAKKDVTQIVLRNDEGVFVLTPSQNKSFRFQSNWPDNQGQVYLYETLIRSITGDTTRQFADEKESYVFDVAANYNTHALVRQKIWLNKSDYAPKQVEVSDSNANVVVDVKFDSFKFGAEFSKDAFDMQRNMTAGTEGNSGTDATNPAEQAGENGTKEPASSETAPGQEPTTGSAEGVTDGQTGVSENPEQQGAQDPASGEPGTEEPTMTEPEGAGSFGVIEPTYAPEGVKLKDDQIVEESGDYSVMLRYEGTYNYTIFEARPQDRAVSLAPSRVVDLGFTLGMISGDALQTLTWMTDGIEYRITSADLPESEMVQIATSMQEQSGK; from the coding sequence ATGCGCCGAATATCATGGATGCTTGCCATGGTATTGGTCTTATCGACCTTACTTGCCGCCTGCGGGAAGAAGGATGCGGCAGCCGTGGTCAAAGATCTGAATGAAGTCGTAGGAGAGATGGAGAGTTACCAGGGAGCAGGTGTTATGACACTGCATACCGGAGATACGCCGCAGCAGTATAAGGTCGAGGTGTGGCATCAGAAGCCTTCGTATTACCGAATTGCGCTTACCAACGCCAAAAAGGATGTCACCCAGATTGTACTGCGCAACGATGAGGGCGTATTCGTCCTGACACCAAGCCAGAACAAAAGCTTCCGGTTCCAGAGCAACTGGCCGGATAACCAGGGTCAAGTTTATCTCTATGAGACACTGATTCGCAGCATTACAGGTGATACAACACGTCAGTTCGCAGATGAGAAGGAGAGCTACGTATTTGATGTAGCTGCCAATTATAATACGCACGCACTGGTCAGACAAAAAATCTGGCTGAACAAAAGTGATTATGCACCCAAACAGGTGGAGGTTTCAGATTCCAATGCAAACGTCGTCGTAGATGTTAAATTTGACAGTTTCAAATTCGGTGCAGAATTCAGCAAAGATGCCTTTGATATGCAGCGCAACATGACAGCAGGCACGGAAGGAAACAGCGGAACAGACGCAACGAATCCGGCCGAGCAAGCAGGAGAAAATGGCACCAAGGAGCCAGCAAGCTCCGAGACAGCTCCAGGTCAAGAACCGACTACAGGTTCTGCTGAAGGGGTCACTGATGGACAAACCGGTGTGAGCGAGAACCCGGAACAACAGGGAGCTCAGGACCCGGCGAGTGGTGAACCAGGCACAGAGGAGCCTACCATGACTGAACCGGAAGGAGCCGGCAGCTTTGGTGTGATCGAACCGACATACGCTCCGGAAGGCGTCAAGCTGAAGGATGATCAAATTGTGGAGGAATCCGGCGATTACTCGGTCATGCTTCGCTACGAGGGAACGTATAATTATACGATTTTCGAAGCCAGACCGCAGGATAGAGCTGTTTCACTCGCACCATCTCGCGTAGTGGATCTTGGATTCACTTTGGGAATGATTAGTGGAGACGCGTTACAAACGTTAACATGGATGACCGATGGAATAGAATACAGAATCACGAGTGCGGATCTGCCGGAGAGTGAAATGGTTCAGATTGCAACATCCATGCAGGAGCAGTCAGGCAAATGA